Proteins co-encoded in one Malus sylvestris chromosome 7, drMalSylv7.2, whole genome shotgun sequence genomic window:
- the LOC126629495 gene encoding probable RNA-binding protein ARP1: MTMSNNVTHGQFGDTTLTKVFVGGLAWETPKEALREHFDKYGEILEAVIISDKLTGRSKGYGFVTFKEPEEAKKACEDATPVINGRRANCNLASLGARRPRSASNTTPPPQRGSNGGGARSMSPAPAPAPANHVQWYYPAPTGTPATPFYHQHHQAVPFYGYSPTYIAADMSYNHKVGYTGGAYMNGHYSAPQVYPAQPIVGHNTLMPMYPLYYHHHHQSHTMGLPAHIYSPTMAGHVAAVPTIMSKPASIAPNTVCLAVE; this comes from the exons ATGACAATGAGCAACAACGTTACTCATGGGCAGTTTGGTGACACCACACTGACCAAAGTCTTTGTCGGAGGGTTGGCGTGGGAGACTCCCAAAGAGGCCTTGAGAGAGCACTTCGACAAGTACGGCGAGATCTTGGAGGCCGTCATCATCTCCGACAAACTCACCGGCCGATCCAAGGGTTACGGTTTC GTCACCTTCAAGGAGCCGGAAGAGGCTAAGAAGGCTTGTGAGGACGCCACTCCGGTCATCAACGGCCGCCGTGCCAACTGCAACCTCGCTTCCCTCGGGGCTCGCCGCCCTAGGTCCGCTTCAAACACCACCCCTCCTCCTCAACGAG GATCCAACGGTGGCGGAGCGAGGTCCATGTCACCTGCTCCCGCACCTGCACCTGCAAATCACGTGCAGTGGTACTACCCAGCACCAACAGGGACTCCAGCTACACCATTCTACCACCAGCATCACCAGGCTGTTCCATTTTATgg CTACTCCCCCACATACATTGCTGCTGATATGAGTTACAATCAT AAGGTGGGCTACACAGGTGGAGCTTACATGAACGGGCATTACTCTGCTCCTCAAGTGTACCCAGCACAGCCAATAGTCGGACACAACACTCTGATGCCAATGTACCCTCTCTActaccaccatcaccatcaatCACATACAATGGGCTTACCTGCTCACATCTACTCGCCGACCATGGCCGGACACGTGGCCGCCGTCCCGaccatcatgtccaaaccaGCATCGATTGCTCCTAACACAG TGTGCTTGGCTGTGGAATAG
- the LOC126629500 gene encoding nuclear transcription factor Y subunit B-1-like translates to MAEAPTSPAGGSHESGGEQSPQRGGGGGGGGSVREQDRYLPIANISRIMKKALPTNGKIAKDAKDTVQECVSEFISFVTSEASDKCQKEKRKTINGDDLLWAMATLGFEDYIEPLRIYLSRYRETEGDAKGSARGGDGSFKGNAVPAMPGPSSQFVHQGALNYGNPQEDYYVPLNNMGNGN, encoded by the exons ATGGCGGAGGCACCGACGAGTCCGGCTGGCGGGAGCCACGAGAGCGGCGGGGAGCAGAGTCCtcagagaggaggaggaggaggaggcggcGGCAGCGTCCGGGAGCAGGACAGGTATCTGCCAATCGCCAACATCAGTCGCATCATGAAGAAGGCTCTGCCGACCAACGGCAAGATCGCCAAGGACGCCAAGGACACCGTCCAGGAATGCGTCTCCGAATTCATCAGCTTCGTCACCAGCGA GGCAAGCGATAAGTGCCAGAAGGAGAAGCGGAAGACGATCAACGGCGACGATTTGTTGTGGGCGATGGCCACGTTAGGGTTTGAGGACTATATCGAGCCCCTCAGGATTTACTTGAGTAGGTACAGGGAG ACTGAG GGTGATGCAAAGGGCTCAGCTAGGGGTGGAGATGGTTCTTTTAAAGGGAATGCTGTTCCAGCAATGCCTGGCCCAAGTTCACAG TTTGTCCATCAGGGAGCATTGAACTACGGCAACCCTCAA GAGGATTATTATGTGCCCTTGAATAATATGGGTAATGGAAATTGA